In Candidatus Rokuibacteriota bacterium, a genomic segment contains:
- a CDS encoding glycosyltransferase, translating into MKISVLCFDVSANAAGRADLLARLLVPLGSVEVIGPRSGPGLWEPVASGPVRYTSVPARRMPGFVATMADLARRADGDLIYASKTKLASAGVGYLKRVAGKRPLLLDIDDWEVGFYLGSGFWGTVGRAVNLGNPSGLPWTWLCERLTALADGVTVASRFLQQRFGGTLIPHVRDTDAWKPGCASPAAGRRLLGVGDKRVVMFLGTPRDYKGLDDLAAAVASLGRPDVALVVVGAHADSAAGKRVLGRCPRAALVPWVPFEQVPTLLSAADVVAVPQRETPDTVGQVPAKIFDAMALGRPVVSTRVSMIPEILDGCGLLVEPGDVSGLAAAIRTLLDDSTHAEALGAQARERCVERYSFQAARAELFPLIERVMATR; encoded by the coding sequence ATGAAAATCTCCGTGCTCTGCTTCGACGTCTCAGCCAATGCCGCCGGCCGCGCCGATCTCCTGGCGAGACTGCTGGTACCACTCGGCTCCGTGGAGGTGATCGGACCGCGCTCGGGGCCAGGGCTCTGGGAGCCCGTGGCTTCCGGGCCCGTCCGCTACACGAGCGTCCCGGCCCGGCGCATGCCGGGATTCGTCGCCACGATGGCCGATCTCGCGCGGCGAGCCGACGGGGATCTCATCTACGCGTCCAAGACGAAGCTCGCGAGCGCCGGCGTCGGCTACCTCAAGCGCGTTGCGGGAAAACGGCCGCTGCTGCTCGACATCGACGACTGGGAGGTGGGCTTCTACCTTGGGTCGGGCTTCTGGGGCACCGTCGGCCGCGCGGTCAACCTCGGCAACCCGAGCGGCCTGCCGTGGACCTGGCTCTGCGAGCGACTCACCGCGCTCGCGGATGGCGTGACGGTCGCCTCGCGCTTCCTCCAGCAGCGCTTCGGGGGCACGCTTATCCCGCACGTCAGGGACACCGACGCGTGGAAGCCGGGCTGCGCGAGCCCTGCTGCTGGACGCCGCCTCCTCGGCGTGGGGGACAAGCGCGTCGTCATGTTCCTCGGCACGCCGCGAGACTACAAGGGCCTGGACGACCTCGCCGCGGCCGTGGCTTCGCTGGGACGGCCCGACGTGGCCTTGGTGGTGGTGGGAGCCCACGCCGACAGCGCGGCGGGCAAGCGGGTCCTCGGGCGGTGCCCGCGGGCCGCGCTCGTGCCGTGGGTGCCGTTTGAGCAAGTCCCGACGCTCCTCTCGGCGGCCGATGTGGTGGCCGTGCCCCAGCGGGAAACGCCCGACACCGTCGGTCAGGTCCCGGCGAAGATCTTCGACGCCATGGCTCTCGGGCGCCCGGTGGTCTCGACGCGAGTCTCCATGATCCCGGAGATCCTCGACGGCTGTGGTCTCCTGGTCGAGCCGGGGGACGTGTCGGGGCTGGCCGCCGCCATTCGGACGCTCCTCGACGATTCCACTCATGCGGAGGCTCTGGGCGCCCAGGCCCGCGAGCGCTGCGTGGAGCGCTACAGCTTCCAGGCGGCGCGGGCCGAGCTGTTCCCGCTGATCGAGCGAGTCATGGCGACCAGATGA